The genomic interval GCCATCTATAAAACGATCAAGTAATAGAGGCATAAAAAACGCTTCCTACCATATAGCTACTCAATAAAATGATTGTCACCCCTACAATTCGCATCAGCATTTTAGACTGAAGCCTGGCGGCTAAAAAAGCCGAAAAGTAAGACGCTGGCACCCCGCCAATCAACAAACCTGCAATCAACATCCAGTCTTTTGGGGTAAGGTGTACCAGGCTCAAAAATGCTCCGGTAGAAATTACCGCAATAAAAAACTTCACGGTGTTTACTGTGCCAATCGTATAGCGTGGAGTGCGCCCTTTGCTTATGAGCGTAGAAGTAATCAAGGCGCTCCATCCACCGCCACCTACCCCGTCGAGAAACCCTCCCACCAAAGCAAGCGGTGTAATGTTTCGAGTCTTTTGTTTGCGTACTTTCTTTTTGAGCGAACGCGAAAAAACCACGATGCCCATGCCCAACATGTACACTGCTACAAAAGGTTTAATCAGATGACCGTTGATGCTGGTGAGCAACAATGTACCCAGCAATACCCCCACAATGCCCGGAATGAGCAAATGCCAAAAAAGTTTCTTGTTGATGTTACCCATGCGGTAGTGTGCCCAGCCCGACGTACCATTGGTAAATACTGCGGTGGCGTGTACACTACTACTCACCAAAATAGGCGGCAAGCCCAGGCTCAGCAATATGGTAGAAGTAATGAGCCCATAAGCCACCCCAATGGTTTGTACTACAAAACCAATGGCAATATAGCCCACAAAACTCCAGGAGAGGTGAGGGGTGATTTGTTGAATTGCCTTGCTCAGCGCCGGAGGTTGGTTAACAAGAAACACGATGACCAGACTCACCAAAAAAAGACTTGCTGCAGTGTATACCACCCGGCGAATATGCCATGTAAAAGCCTTTTGTACCTTCTCTAAATTTATCACTATGCGTTGTGCGACTTTTCAGCCTGCTTTTGTTGTTTTTGTTTTCCTTCTGTTGAGGTATTTGCCTCGTTTGCCACCATATTTTCGGTAAGCGCATTGAGGGTCTCCAGCTTGTGCTGAAAGTCACCCTTAAGGCGGTTTCTAAACTGGTGTAAATTGTTCAGCAGATTTTGAATATTATCGGGCAAAGTAGCCTCAAAATACTGGCGCATGCGTTTTGCCAGCGTGGGCGACTTACCATTGGTAGAAATGGCTATTTTTAAATCTCCTTTTTTTACCACCGACCCCAAATAAAAATCGCACAAGTCGGGAGTATCTGCCACGTTGATAATGGTTTTTTGCCCACGCGCCTGTTGGCGAATGCTTTGGTGCAATGGTTGATTGTCAGTGGCGCAAATCACCAAGTCGCGGTCTTTCAAGTCGTGGGTTTCATATTGGCGCTCAAGCAAACTTACTGTAGGGTGTTGCCCAATCAAAGCACGGGTTTCGGGCAGTACCATATCTGCCACCACGGTTACATTAGCCTCAGGGCTGTTTTTGAGCAGCGCCGAAAGTTTTTCGAGCCCTACATTGCCTGCCCCCACCAGCAAAATGTCTAATTGGTGCAGTTTCAAGAAAATAGGAAACAAATTGTTGCCTGTGTTTTCGGTTAGAGTATTAGTTGCCATAGTTGCCCGTGTTGATCTGTTGGTTTACCAAATTTTTAAATTCAGCCGGAGCCGAAGTTGCCAGCCTTACCACCTCGCCAATCACAATGACTGCCGGAGCGCCTAAGCCTTTTTGCTCCGCTATAGCGGCAATGTTATGTACTTCGCCAAAGCCAGTTTTTTCGTTGGCACAACTTCCATTCTGAATGATTGCCACGGGCGTATTTTGTTTGCCATATTGGCTAAATATGGCGGCGATTTCTTTGAGTTTGCGCATTCCCATCAGAATAATGACCGTAGCCGATGATTGTGCCGCTAAAGGCATATCTTGAGATATTTCCTGTTTTTTGGTAGTACCCGTAATCACCCAAAAACTTTCGTTGATGCCACGCTTGGTCAAAGGAATTTGCTTAAGCGCAGGCACGGCAAGCGAGCTGCTGATGCCAGGCACTACTTCGGTGTCCATGTCAAACGATTGGGCAAAAGCCAACTCTTCATGTCCGCGACCAAACACAAAAGGATCTCCTCCCTTAAGGCGCACTACGTGCCCGTGTTGAAAAGCCTCCTCTACAATCAATTGATTGATCTGATCTTGTGACAAATATTTTTTACCTCCGCGTTTGCCTACATATTTTTTGAGGGCATTTTTGGGAGCATACTCCAGCAAAGCCGGATTTGCCAAGGCATCGTATAGTACCACATCGGCGTTTGCCAAAGCCCTGATAGCCTTCAGGGTAATGAGTTCGGGGTCGCCAGGACCTGCGCCCACTAGTGTAAGCTTGGGCTTGAGGGTGCGTCGTTGGCTCAAAGCCCCCTGGTATAATGTAGTGTTTGTATTGTTTAAAAAAGCGTTCATAGTGTTGTCTTTGAGTGGCAAGCATTTAGCAACAAGCCACAAGTATATTTGCAGTGGTAACTTGTCGCTTGTTGCTCTAAGCTTGTTATTTATAAGGTTGTTTCCGCTATTTGCTTGCCACGATAAGCTTTAATTTTATTTAAGAAATCTCCCGCCTGCTCAATGTACTCTTTGGCAAACTCAGCGGTGGGTTCGTGTTGGTTCATGCGTAATACATGTGCTTTAAAACCACCTTCAAAGGTAAATTCAGCCTGATTGCCCAAATGCTCTTCAAACTTTTTCATCACTGTAATCTGAGCGTTGGTTTTTACATCTTCGCCCAGTAGCAAAGCCTTGGCGCCATTGATAAAAGTATTGTAAGCGTGGTAAATGGCATCGGCGTAAGCCCCTTCGTTAAACGTTTGCTGAGCAGTTTGGTATTTTTCTTCGGTTTCGTATACCAGTGTAGCCACCAGGTCAATGATTACCCCTGCACATTCGCCTACTGCCTTGATCACCTCAAAAGGATCGTTGTGTCCCCAGTCAAGAAAATCGTCTTGTTCCAGGTTGTCGAGGTTTGCCAAAGGCTTGAGTAGGGTGTAAAAATATTTTTTGCCCAAACGACGGTAATAATCAGTATAATACTCACCTTCTAATTGGTTGGCGTCATAGTCGGCAAGTAGTACACGCAGCACTTCTACGCCACGTTTACTGGGTACTTTTATCACCTTATCCGCTACCAAGCCGTCACCGTTGCCACTTACACCACCCCCTAACAATACCTGTAGAGCTGGCAACACCAGGGCGCCTTTTTTGATAGAGCTTCCGTGAAAACCAATCGTGGCAAGCGTGTGCTGTCCACAAGAGTTGGGGCAACCGCTAATTTTGATCTTAATTTGTTGGTTATGAATCAAGTCAGGATATTCAGCGTGGATTACCTCTTCAAGAGCACGGGTAATGCCAGTGCTGCTCGATATGCCCAGGTTACAAGTGTCGGTGCCAGGGCAAGCCGTAATATCAGCCACACTGTCGTAACCTGGTTGGGCAAGGTTGAGCGCGTCGAGCGCCTGAAACAAGGCTGGCAACGACTCTTTGCGCACGTACTTTAGCAAGTAGTTTTGGCTAATGGTAATTCTAATATCATCGGCAGCGTAAGTTTGCACAATTTGCGCAAGCTCACGTGCCGTTTTAGTGTTCATATTGCCTAAAGACAGTTTAATAAAGACACCGTAAAATCCGGCTTGCTTTTGTTCAAATACATTGGTAGCAAGCCAACGGTCGTATTGTTGTTGGTTATTTATTTGTATTCCGGCAAGAGCCCCGTTTAGTGGTGCCGGAGGACTTACTTCTGGTAAAATATCGCGGTTGATCGGGTAGGTTTTGTAAGGCAAAGCTTTGCGCTCAGCTTCGGCAAGCTCCAGTACTTTTTCGAGCCCTAATTCCTTTACCAAAAACTTAAGCCTGGCCTTTTGGCGACGGCTACGCTCTCCGTAGCGATCAAACACCCTGAGAATAGATTCGCTGAAAGGGATCAGTTCGTCTTCGGGTAAAAATTCTACCCCGGTTTTAGCCAAGTGAGGGATAGCACCTAAGCCACCACCCAACATTACTTTAAAACCGCGTTCTTCTTCGCCTTGGGCGTTGGTGCGCACTTTGGGTATAAACCCTAAATCGTGAATAAAAGTAAAGGCGGTATCGGCTTCGCTTGATGAGAAAGCAATTTTAAATTTACGCCCCATTTCCTGGCAAACCGGATTGCGTAAAAAGTATTCGAACACCACTTGGGCATAAGGCGATACATCAAAGGGTTCGTTGGGGTCAATACCTGCTCTTGCCGAAGCAGTTACATTACGCACAGTATTACCACAGGCTTCACGCAAAGTAATTTGGTCTTTTTCGAGCTGTGCCCATAGCTCAGGGGTGCGGTCAAGGCTCACATAGTGAATCTGAATGTCTTGGCGGGTAGTGGCGTGCAAGTTGCCGTCAGAGTATTCGTCGGCAACGTCGGCAATGCGTACCAATTGTTGGGTAGTGAGGCGTCCAAAAGGTATTTTGATTCGGATCATTTGCACCCCCGGCTGACGCTGTCCGTAGACTCCTCGCGCCAAACGTAAGCTGCGAAACTTTTCATCGTCAATTTTCCCTTCATGGAATAATTGAATTTTATTGCCCAGTTCGATGATGTCTTTCTCAACGATTGGGTTGTTCAAATCCTCTAATTCGGTTCTAAAACTTTGCATTGTGTCGTAGTGTCTTACTTGGTTTATTTGAATATTTAAGTGCTCTTCTTGGCTTCCCCTAGGGCAGTTTCGGAAAGGGCTCTGAGACCTACGGCAACAAAAAAGCCTTTCCTGAATTGCAACAGAAAAGGCTTTACGCTTTATTTTTTCTTACAAAGTTTCGTATGTTATGAAACGGTGCTATCGAATAAAAAAGCCCTCCCTGTGGATAAGGGAAGGCTTGAGATTATATTTTTGGTATTTTTATATAATACAATTCACCTTCCCATTCGACACATACAACACCAAAACCAGCAAGCGCAACGCTTGGAGGCGGCGATTTTATCGTTGAATAGAAATTGGTGAATGTTTAAGTTCATTGCTCTTTTATCAGTTAAATGTTGCACAAACGTATTGCATTAAAAATTAGATTCCAAAACTATTTCTGAAAAAATGCCTAAAAACGTTAAATTTTAACTTTCTGGTAACATTGGATATAGGAAAAGTGCAATTCAGAGTCAAGTTTAGGTAATTGGGTATTAGCCGCAAAAATGTAGCAACCCTATCAGATTACTCAGTTTTCAGTTTCAATGTTGTTGAAAAAACTTCCATATTTCATTAAATAAGAGGTTGTCTACTTCTTGATTTCCAAAACCATGGCCAGTAGCAAGGGCAATCATG from Microscilla marina ATCC 23134 carries:
- a CDS encoding sulfite exporter TauE/SafE family protein — encoded protein: MINLEKVQKAFTWHIRRVVYTAASLFLVSLVIVFLVNQPPALSKAIQQITPHLSWSFVGYIAIGFVVQTIGVAYGLITSTILLSLGLPPILVSSSVHATAVFTNGTSGWAHYRMGNINKKLFWHLLIPGIVGVLLGTLLLTSINGHLIKPFVAVYMLGMGIVVFSRSLKKKVRKQKTRNITPLALVGGFLDGVGGGGWSALITSTLISKGRTPRYTIGTVNTVKFFIAVISTGAFLSLVHLTPKDWMLIAGLLIGGVPASYFSAFLAARLQSKMLMRIVGVTIILLSSYMVGSVFYASIT
- a CDS encoding precorrin-2 dehydrogenase/sirohydrochlorin ferrochelatase family protein; this translates as MATNTLTENTGNNLFPIFLKLHQLDILLVGAGNVGLEKLSALLKNSPEANVTVVADMVLPETRALIGQHPTVSLLERQYETHDLKDRDLVICATDNQPLHQSIRQQARGQKTIINVADTPDLCDFYLGSVVKKGDLKIAISTNGKSPTLAKRMRQYFEATLPDNIQNLLNNLHQFRNRLKGDFQHKLETLNALTENMVANEANTSTEGKQKQQKQAEKSHNA
- the cobA gene encoding uroporphyrinogen-III C-methyltransferase encodes the protein MNAFLNNTNTTLYQGALSQRRTLKPKLTLVGAGPGDPELITLKAIRALANADVVLYDALANPALLEYAPKNALKKYVGKRGGKKYLSQDQINQLIVEEAFQHGHVVRLKGGDPFVFGRGHEELAFAQSFDMDTEVVPGISSSLAVPALKQIPLTKRGINESFWVITGTTKKQEISQDMPLAAQSSATVIILMGMRKLKEIAAIFSQYGKQNTPVAIIQNGSCANEKTGFGEVHNIAAIAEQKGLGAPAVIVIGEVVRLATSAPAEFKNLVNQQINTGNYGN
- a CDS encoding HEPN domain-containing protein; amino-acid sequence: MQSFRTELEDLNNPIVEKDIIELGNKIQLFHEGKIDDEKFRSLRLARGVYGQRQPGVQMIRIKIPFGRLTTQQLVRIADVADEYSDGNLHATTRQDIQIHYVSLDRTPELWAQLEKDQITLREACGNTVRNVTASARAGIDPNEPFDVSPYAQVVFEYFLRNPVCQEMGRKFKIAFSSSEADTAFTFIHDLGFIPKVRTNAQGEEERGFKVMLGGGLGAIPHLAKTGVEFLPEDELIPFSESILRVFDRYGERSRRQKARLKFLVKELGLEKVLELAEAERKALPYKTYPINRDILPEVSPPAPLNGALAGIQINNQQQYDRWLATNVFEQKQAGFYGVFIKLSLGNMNTKTARELAQIVQTYAADDIRITISQNYLLKYVRKESLPALFQALDALNLAQPGYDSVADITACPGTDTCNLGISSSTGITRALEEVIHAEYPDLIHNQQIKIKISGCPNSCGQHTLATIGFHGSSIKKGALVLPALQVLLGGGVSGNGDGLVADKVIKVPSKRGVEVLRVLLADYDANQLEGEYYTDYYRRLGKKYFYTLLKPLANLDNLEQDDFLDWGHNDPFEVIKAVGECAGVIIDLVATLVYETEEKYQTAQQTFNEGAYADAIYHAYNTFINGAKALLLGEDVKTNAQITVMKKFEEHLGNQAEFTFEGGFKAHVLRMNQHEPTAEFAKEYIEQAGDFLNKIKAYRGKQIAETTL